From the genome of Streptomyces sp. JH34:
GCTGGGCGACAAGTCCGCCTCCATGCTCGTGCCGCACCGGGGAGCGCCCCGGGTCCACGCCGAGCTGGAGAAGGCGCTCCACGAGCCCGGTCTGTACGACGAGACGCTCGCCCTGCTGGCCCGGCGCGGATACGCGGTGCCCCGGTCGGTGCTGGAGCGCGACCTGGCGCAGAAGTACGAGCCGTCCCCGGCGGTCGAGGCCGTCTGGGCGGAGATCTACGCCGACGCCGACCAGAACGCCGAGCTCGTGAGGCTCGGCGAGGTGCTGACCGATGTCGGTGAGCTCGTCTGGCGCTGGCGCAACGACCACCTGACCGCCACCCGGCGGGCGATGGGGTCGAAGACCGGCACCGGCGGATCGGCCGGGGTCGCCTGGCTGGAGAAGCGGGCGACGAAGAGTGTGTTCCCCGAGCTCTGGACGGCGCGCAGCCATGTCTGACTTCAAGGAGCGCGCCGAGGCGCTCGACTCCGCCGACGGCCTCGCCGCACTGCGCGAGCTGTTCACCCTCGACGACTCCGTCTATCTCGACGGCAACTCGCTGGGCGCGCTGCCCCGCCACGTCCCCGCGCGCATGCAGGACGTCATCACCCGTGAGTGGGGCTCCCTGCGCATCCGCTCCTGGGACGAGAGCGGCTGGTGGACCGCGCCCGAGCGGATCGGCGACCGGATCGCCCCGCTGGTCGGTGCGGGTGCCGGACAGATCGTGGTGGGCGACTCCACCAGCGTCAACGTCTTCAAGGCCGTGGTGGCCGCGAGCCGCCTCGCGGGCGACGGCCGGGACGAGATCCTGGTCGACGCGACGACGTTCCCCACGGACGGGTACATCGCCGGGTCGGCAGCCCGGATGACGGGCCGGCGCGTCGTCCCTGTCGACCCGGCCGATGTGCGAGGCGCGCTCGGCCCCCGTACGGCGGTCGTGCTCCTGAACCACGTCGACTTCCGTACGGGCAGGCTGCATGACCTGCCCGGTCTCACCGCCGCCGTCCACGAGGCGGGTGCGCTCGCCGTCTGGGACCTGTGCCACAGCGCCGGTGCCCTGCCGGTGGGCCTCGACGAGCACGGCGTCGACCTGGCCGTCGGCTGCACGTACAAGTACCTCAACGGCGGCCCCGGCTCGCCCGCCTACCTGTACGTCGCCGAGCGCCACCAGGCGGTGTTCGACTCGCCTCTGCCCGGATGGACCTCGCACGCCGACCCGTTCGCGATGGCCTCCGGGTACGCCCCCGCGGACGGGTCCGTACGGGGCCGGGTCGGCACCCCGGACATCCTGTCCATGCTGGCCCTGGAGGCGGCGCTGGACGTCTGGGACGGGGTGTCGGTGGACGCCGTGCGGGCCAAGTCCCTGGCGCTGACGGACTTCTTCCTGGAGTGCGTCGCCGCCTACGTCCCCGAGGGCCGGGTCACGCCGGTCACCCCGGCGGCCCACGCGGAGCGCGGCAGCCAGGTCTCGCTGCTGTGCGAGGACGCGGACGAGACGGAAGCGGTGATGCGCGCGCTCATCGAGCGCGGTGTGGTCGGAGACCTGCGCCGGCCGGACGTCCTGCGCTTCGGCTTCACCCCGCTGTACGTCGGTTTCGCCGACGCGGAACGGGCGGCGCGGATCCTCGCCGAGGTGCTGGCGGTCTGAGCGTCCGCCGCCGTACCGGTCCATGATCCGGGCCGGTACGGCGGCGGTGTTCGGTACTGGTACCGTCCCCGCAGGTCAGTCAAGTCGGGCACGGGCCAGGACGGTTGGAGCAGCATGTCGGATTCTGCCGCGCGTGGCCGCGACGCCGCCGAGACCGAGTCGGCGTTCTCGCATCCGGTGGTCGCTCCCGACGGGTCCGCGGCCTACGGGAGCCACCCCGACCAGGTGATCGACTTCTTCGCGCCGAGGGACGGCCGGACCGGCGTGCCGCTCGTGGTGCTCCTGCACGGCGGGGCCTGGCGGGCGCCGTACGACCGGCAGCACGTGTCGCCGTTCGCCGACTTCCTCGCGCGGCGCGGCTTCGCCGTGGCCAGCGTCGAGTACCGGCGCGGCGGTGAGTTTCCCCGGCAGGGCACGACGGGCCCGGTCGCGGGGCGATGGCCCGAGACCTTCGACGACGTGGCTGCGGCGATGGACGCCCTGCCGGCACTGGCCGCCCGGGAGCTGCCGGCGGCGGATCCGCGCAAGACCGTGGTCACCGGGCACTCGGCGGGTGGGCAGCTCGCCCTGTGGGCGGCCGCCCGGCACGTCCTGCCGAAGGGTTCCCCGTGGCGGCTGCCCTCGGCACCCGCGCTGCGCGGGGTGGTCGCGCTGGCGCCGATCGGTGACTTCGCGAGCGCGGTGGAGCTGGACGTCTGCTCGGGCGCGCTGCACCAGCTCCTCGGCGCGGACGACTTCGAGGCGCGGAGCGCGCACGTCGATCCGGCTCTGCTGCTGCCGACCGGGATCGCCACGGCCGTCGTCCAGGGCGTGGAGGACACCACGGTCCCGCAGGCCGTCACGGAGGCGTTCGTGGACGCCGCCGCGAAGGCAGGCGAGATGGTGGGCCTGACGCTGCTGGACGGGGTCGGCCACTTCCCGCTGATCGATCCGGCGGCGGACGCCTGCGCGGTGGTGGCCGAGGAGATCGCCCAGCTGGCCTGGTAGTACTTGCGACGGACGGCGAAGGATCCGCTTCACTGCTGACGACCGGGGCGGGCGGGGCCCCTACCGTTGAAGCGTGACCGAGACCAAGACCCAGAGCCCGGAGCGCCGGGCAGCCGCGGCGGCGATAGACAGCCTTCGGCAGGACCTGTTCCACGACGTCTTCGACTACCGCCCGCTGGACCCGCTGGGCACGGGCGGGCCAGTGGTCCGACGCCTCCCGGCGCCCTTCCGCAAGGGCGCCGTCTGGTTCCCGCACGCGGTGGTGGGCATGGTCGCGCTGATCTCGCTGCTGGAGGGCGTCTTCGCCGCGAACGACTACTCGCCGTTCGGCATCGCGACCCTCATCACCGCGTTCCTCCCGGCCGGCACGCTGCTGATGACGCTGGTCCGCCCCGTCCTCGCGTTCTGGGTGTCGATCGTGTCGACCCCGGTGGTGGCGATGGTGGGCAGCGGCGACTGGCCGTGGCAGCCGAGCGCCTTCGCCTGCCACCTGGGTGTGCTGGTCGTCGTCGCGGCGAGGACCCGGCCGCGTACAGCCGCCTGGATGTGGCTGATCACCCTGTTCGTCGGGAGTCTCCTCGGGAACATGGGCCCCGGCTTCTCCAACACCGCGCCGATGGCCGTCACCTCCGCCTTCGCCCTGCTCCTCGTCGCCATGGTGCAGGTGCGCCGCGAGGCACAGCACGAGGTCACCGTGCAGCGCACCGTCACCGCCGTCGAGCGCGACCGTCGGACGCTCCTGGAGGAGCGCACCACCATCGCCCGAGAGCTGCACGACGTCGTCGCGCACCACATGTCGGTCGTCGCGATCCAGGCGGAGGCGGCCCCGTACCGGGTGGAGAATCCGCCGCCCGAGCTGGAGCAGGCCTTCGTCACCATCCGGGAGAACGCCGTGGCCGCGCTCACCGAGCTGCGCCGGGTGCTCGGCGTCGTACGGGCGGAGGACTACGAGGCGCCCGACGCCCCGCAGCCCACGCTCGCCGAGATCGACCGGCTGCTGGACAACGTCCGGGAGACCGGACTGGAGACGGAGAAGACGGTCACCGGTGCGGTGCGGGTGCTGCCTCAGGGCGTCGAACTGTCCGCGTACCGGATCGTCCAGGAGGCGCTGAGCAACACCCTCCGGCACGCCCCCGGCGCCGCGGCCAAGGTGGAGATCGGCTACGTGCTGGGCGGACTCGGGGTACGGGTCGTCAACGGCCCCCCGCGGGGGCTGGTCAAGCCGTCGCCGGGCGCCGGGCACGGGATCACGGGGATGCGGGAGCGGGTCGCGATGCTGAACGGCGAGATGACGGCCGGGGCGACCGGGGACGGCGGCTACGAGGTCGCCGTGTTCCTCCCGGTGCCGGCGGAGCGGGAGCGGGCCGAGGCCGGTGAGGGAGCATGAGCGAAGCGTCCATCCGGGTCCTGATCGTCGACGACCAGGCGATGGTCCGCGAGGGTTTCTCGGTGCTGCTCAACGCGATGCCCGGCATCGAGGTCGTCGGTGAGGCCGTCGACGGCCGGCAGGCCGTCTCCCAGGTCGCGGCCCTGCGGCCCGACGTGGTGCTGATGGACATCCGCATGCCGGAGCTCAACGGCATCGAGGCGACCCGCGAGATCGTCGCCGCCGACGCGGAAGCCAAGGTGCTCGTCCTGACCACCTTCGACCTCGACGAGTACGTGTACCAGGCGCTGCGGGCCGGCGCCTCGGGCTTCCTGCTGAAGGACGCCTCGGCCCGGCAGCTCGCCGACGGCGTGCGGGTGGTGGCGTCCGGCGAGGCGCTGCTCGCCCCGACGGTGACCCGGCGGCTGATCACCGAGTTCTCGAAGATCGCCGAGGCGCCGCGGCCGCCCGCCATGGCCAGGATCGGTGACCTCACCGAGCGGGAGACGGAGGTGCTCGTACTGATCGCCCAGGGCCTGTCGAACCTGGAGATCGCCTCGCACCTGGTGGTCGCCGAGTCGACCATCAAGACCCACGTCAGCCGCATCCTGGTGAAGCTGGGGCTGCGGGACCGGACCCAGGCGGCCGTGTTCGCCTACGAGGCGCGGCTGGTCACGCCCGGGTAGCGTCTGCCCATGCACGTGTCCTTCGACCCCTGGTCCCCGGCGTTCGTCGCCGACCCGTACCCCGCCTACGCCGCGCTCCGCGCCACGGGCAGGGCGCACTACTTCGAGCCGACCCGGCAGTGGCTGATCCCGCACTACTCCGACGTGTCCGGGCTGCTGCGCGACCGGCGGCTGGGGCGGACGTACCTGCACCGCTTCAGCCACGACGAGTTCGGCGTCACCGCCCCGCCCGCCGCCCACGAGCCGTTCCACACGCTCAACGGACAGGGGATCCTCGACCTGGAGGCCCCGGACCACACCCGGATCCGGCGGCTGGTCGCCAAGGCGTTCACCCCCCGCCGGGTCGAGGCGCTCGTCCCGACCGTGGAGCGGCTGGCGGCCGGGCTCGTCGACGACTTCGTCGCGGCGGGCGGCGGCGACCTGCTGAGCGCGGTCGCCGAGCCGCTGCCGGTGGCCGTCATCGCCGAGATGCTGGGTGTGCCGGAGGCCGACCGGGGGCTGCTGCGGCCGTGGTCGGCGGCGATCTGCGGGATGTTCGAACTGAACCCGACGGAGGAGACCGCTCGGGCCGCCGTCCAGGCGTCGGTCGAGTTCTCCGCCTATCTGCGCGAACTGATCGCGGCCCGGCGCGCGGATCCGGGAGCGGACCTGATCTCCGGGCTGATCGCCGCCCACGACGAGGAGGACCGGCTGACCGAGCAGGAGATCATCTCCACCTGCGTACTCCTGCTCAACGCCGGTCACGAGGCCACCGTCAACGCCACGGTCAACAGCTGGTGGATGCTCTTCCGGCACCCGGAGCAGCTGGCGTCCCTGCGCGGCGACCACGCTCTGCTGCCGACCGCCGTGGAGGAACTGCTGCGCTACGACACCCCGGTGCCCATGTTCGCGCGCTGGGTCCTGGACGACATCGAGATCGACGGCACCGTCATTCCGCGCGGCTCGCAGGTCGCGCTGCTCTTCGCGTCGGCCAACCGTGACCCGGAGCGCTTCGCCGACGCGGAGACCCTGGACCTGTCCCGGCAGGACAACCCGCACATCTCGTTCGGCGCGGGCATCCATTACTGCCTGGGCGCGCCTCTGGCCCGCATCGAACTCGCCGCTTCGTTCGGCGAGTTGCTTCGCAAGGCGCCCGGGATGCGGCTGGCGGCGGAGCCGGAGTGGAATCCGGGGTACGTGATCCGGGGCCTGCGGGAGCTACGCGTCGAGATCTGACACGAGGGTGCCGGACAGCCGCACGCGGTCCGGGTCGTGCGGATTCGCCCAGGTGTGCAGGGCCCACGCGGACAGGGCGAGTACGCCCGCCGCGCACACGGCCGCGACGACGGCGCGGGACCGCGGCGGGGCGAGGCCGCGCAGCAGACGCAGAGTCAGCAGCCAGACGGCCGACGGGATCAGGGCCCCGGCGAGCAGGAGGAGGGGCAGCTCCGTCCAGAGGACGGAGAGGTCCCGGCCCTGGCCCTCGAAGCCGCCGCCCATGTGGCGCCGGGTGCGCCCCGAGGAGCCCCAGACGTACAGGGCCGTGGCGGCCCCGAGTGCCGCAGTCGCACACCCGCCGTACCCTGCCGCGTCACGTTGCTCCATGGTCCTCAGGACGCCCGGGCGCCGTGGCCGGTTCCTGCCTCGTCTCCGGGTCCCGGCGCCAAAAGCCCTCCAGACCGAGGAGGAGCGAGGCGGTGGCGACCAGGGTGAGGACGGCCAGGGGTGTCCAGCCCATGGGGGCCGCGGGCAGCCGCGGGAGATGGCCGAAAGGCGACAGATCGCTCGTCCGGCCCGGGAACCTGAGCAGTTGCCCGAGGCAGCCCGGTGACGAACGCGTACACCGCGGACCGCCCGGAATAAAGTCGAACCGTGACAGGAGCAGGGAGGCGGCGGAAGACATGACCGGCGGGAGCGGTGAGCCCGGAGCGACGGGAGGGGCCGGCCGCGACGAGGACGCGGTGGCACGCTTCGTCGAGCGCTTCGCGGCCGAGATGACGGAGGCCGGGATGCAGCGGATGGCCGCGCGTGTCTTCGCGTCGCTCCTCGCCGCCGACGACGGCTCCATGACCTCGGCGGAGCTCGGCGAGCAGCTCAGGATCAGCCCGGCCGCGGTGTCGGGGGCGGTCAACTACCTCAGCCAGGTCAGGATGGTCGGCCGGGAACGGGACCCGGGGTCACGCAGGGACCGCTATCGCCTGCACGACGAGATCTGGTACGCCACCTTCGCCGACCGCGACCAGGTGCTGACGCGCTGGGAGCGCACGCTGAGGGAGGGCGCACGTTCCCTCGGCCAGGACACCCCGGCCGGGGCGCGGCTCGTGGAGACGGCGGAGTTCTTCGAGTTCATGCAGGCCGAACTGGTCGGCGTCCTGGACCGGTGGCGCGAGAGCCGCAGGACGTCGGGCTGACGGCCGTGCGGCGCCGGGTCAGGCGTCCTCCGCCGGGAGTACCAGACCCCAGGCGTCCGCGTGCACGGTCCAGGTGCGGGTCCTGACGGGGCCCGCCACCTGTATGTCCGCGCGGTAGCGGAAGTCCGGCCCGGAGACCGTGACCGCCTTGGCCTCGGCCGTGTGCGTCTCGCCGGAGGCCGTGCGGACCACCACGTCCGCCAGCCCGCCGTCGCCCTGGGCGGCCACCGAGAGCCCCTCGACCGGCTGGTCGAGGTCGTTCAGCAGGACCCCGTCCGCCTCCACCCGCAGCCGGTGGGACCGGGAAGGGCCGGCGGACGAGGGCGGGGCGGGCCGGACCAGCGAGGCCACCAGGGTGCGGCAGGTGTCCCAGACCGTGTGGGGCGGGCCGGGAGAGGGTGCGGCGGCCGGTATGCGCAGCTCGCCGAGGACCACTCCGTCACTGTCGTCGACGAGCAGGTCCAGCCGCCGGCGGGTCCCGTCGAGCGCGGTGCGCGCGGCCGCGACCGCGCCCCGGGGCACGCCGAGGGCGTAGCTGAGTTCGAGGCTGTGCGCCGCGCCGACCGGGATCAGGGAGAGCGCGCTGCCGGCCAGCTCCCGCTCCCGGTGGAGCTGGGACACGGCACGCAGCAGAGCGTGGTCGTCGCCGACCACGACCGGACGTCTGGAGCCGCGCCGGGACAGGGCCCTGGCGAACTCGTCGGGGCCGTCCGCGAAGCAGATCTTGGCGTGGGCGCCCGCGCTCAGGACGTCCTTCGCGATGCGCACGGACTCCCCGTCGAAGCGGCGGGCAAGGGGGTCGATGAGCACGAGTAGCTGGTGGTCGCCGTCGCCGGGGGGCTCTGCAGCCGACACCTCGGTCCTTCCTCGGGTAGCATCTTGGTGCAAGAGCCCCTTGCGCTATTGCGCCAGGGGCTTGGTCTATTCCGGGGCACCCGGTTCGACGGCTCAGGCTTTGCCGTACATCGTCGTGCGGCATGTACGACCTTTACGTACGCCCCCTGACCTTGGACATGCCCCGCCCGGAAGGGGTGTACGCCTGTGCCCGCACTTGTGCTGCTCGGTGCTCAGTGGGGTGACGAGGGCAAGGGGAAGGCCACCGACCTCCTCGGTGGATCCGTTGACTATGTGGTGCGCTACCAGGGCGGCAACAACGCCGGCCACACGGTTGTCGTAGGCGACCAGAAGTACGCACTGCATCTGCTCCCCTCCGGAATCCTGTCGCCCGGATGTACTCCGGTCATCGGTAACGGTGTCGTCGTCGACCCGGCGGTCCTGCTCTCCGAGCTGAGCGGCCTGAACGAGCGGGGCGTCGACACGTCCAAGCTCCTGATCAGCGGCAACGCTCATTTGATCACCCCGTACAACGTCACCGTCGACAAGGTGACGGAACGCTTCCTCGGCAAGCGCAAGATCGGTACGACCGGTCGCGGCATCGGCCCGACCTACGCCGACAAGATCAACCGGGTGGGCATCCGCGTCCAGGACCTCTACGACGAGTCGATCCTGGAGCAGAAGGTCGAAGCGGCGCTGGAGCAGAAGAACCAGCTGCTCGCCAAGGTCTTCAACCGGCGCGCGATCGAGTCCGGCAAGATCGTCGAGGAGATGCTCCAGTACGCGGAGCAGATCAAGCCGTACGTCGCCGACACGACGCTGATCCTGAACGACGCCATCGACGAGGGCAAGGTCGTCCTCTTCGAGGGCGGCCAGGGCACCCTGCTGGACGTCGACCACGGCACGTA
Proteins encoded in this window:
- a CDS encoding tryptophan 2,3-dioxygenase family protein; the protein is MSTIHPDPEATGADTPHLDFAGTTPYEDYVQADVLTHLQHLRSDDPGEMVFLVTTQVMELWFTVIVHEWETAAHALREDRVPVARDALKRSLRELEALNASWKPLAGLTPAQFNSYRGSLGEGSGFQSAMYRRMEFLLGDKSASMLVPHRGAPRVHAELEKALHEPGLYDETLALLARRGYAVPRSVLERDLAQKYEPSPAVEAVWAEIYADADQNAELVRLGEVLTDVGELVWRWRNDHLTATRRAMGSKTGTGGSAGVAWLEKRATKSVFPELWTARSHV
- the kynU gene encoding kynureninase, translating into MSDFKERAEALDSADGLAALRELFTLDDSVYLDGNSLGALPRHVPARMQDVITREWGSLRIRSWDESGWWTAPERIGDRIAPLVGAGAGQIVVGDSTSVNVFKAVVAASRLAGDGRDEILVDATTFPTDGYIAGSAARMTGRRVVPVDPADVRGALGPRTAVVLLNHVDFRTGRLHDLPGLTAAVHEAGALAVWDLCHSAGALPVGLDEHGVDLAVGCTYKYLNGGPGSPAYLYVAERHQAVFDSPLPGWTSHADPFAMASGYAPADGSVRGRVGTPDILSMLALEAALDVWDGVSVDAVRAKSLALTDFFLECVAAYVPEGRVTPVTPAAHAERGSQVSLLCEDADETEAVMRALIERGVVGDLRRPDVLRFGFTPLYVGFADAERAARILAEVLAV
- a CDS encoding alpha/beta hydrolase, with product MSDSAARGRDAAETESAFSHPVVAPDGSAAYGSHPDQVIDFFAPRDGRTGVPLVVLLHGGAWRAPYDRQHVSPFADFLARRGFAVASVEYRRGGEFPRQGTTGPVAGRWPETFDDVAAAMDALPALAARELPAADPRKTVVTGHSAGGQLALWAAARHVLPKGSPWRLPSAPALRGVVALAPIGDFASAVELDVCSGALHQLLGADDFEARSAHVDPALLLPTGIATAVVQGVEDTTVPQAVTEAFVDAAAKAGEMVGLTLLDGVGHFPLIDPAADACAVVAEEIAQLAW
- a CDS encoding histidine kinase; protein product: MTETKTQSPERRAAAAAIDSLRQDLFHDVFDYRPLDPLGTGGPVVRRLPAPFRKGAVWFPHAVVGMVALISLLEGVFAANDYSPFGIATLITAFLPAGTLLMTLVRPVLAFWVSIVSTPVVAMVGSGDWPWQPSAFACHLGVLVVVAARTRPRTAAWMWLITLFVGSLLGNMGPGFSNTAPMAVTSAFALLLVAMVQVRREAQHEVTVQRTVTAVERDRRTLLEERTTIARELHDVVAHHMSVVAIQAEAAPYRVENPPPELEQAFVTIRENAVAALTELRRVLGVVRAEDYEAPDAPQPTLAEIDRLLDNVRETGLETEKTVTGAVRVLPQGVELSAYRIVQEALSNTLRHAPGAAAKVEIGYVLGGLGVRVVNGPPRGLVKPSPGAGHGITGMRERVAMLNGEMTAGATGDGGYEVAVFLPVPAERERAEAGEGA
- a CDS encoding response regulator transcription factor, with the protein product MSEASIRVLIVDDQAMVREGFSVLLNAMPGIEVVGEAVDGRQAVSQVAALRPDVVLMDIRMPELNGIEATREIVAADAEAKVLVLTTFDLDEYVYQALRAGASGFLLKDASARQLADGVRVVASGEALLAPTVTRRLITEFSKIAEAPRPPAMARIGDLTERETEVLVLIAQGLSNLEIASHLVVAESTIKTHVSRILVKLGLRDRTQAAVFAYEARLVTPG
- a CDS encoding cytochrome P450 encodes the protein MHVSFDPWSPAFVADPYPAYAALRATGRAHYFEPTRQWLIPHYSDVSGLLRDRRLGRTYLHRFSHDEFGVTAPPAAHEPFHTLNGQGILDLEAPDHTRIRRLVAKAFTPRRVEALVPTVERLAAGLVDDFVAAGGGDLLSAVAEPLPVAVIAEMLGVPEADRGLLRPWSAAICGMFELNPTEETARAAVQASVEFSAYLRELIAARRADPGADLISGLIAAHDEEDRLTEQEIISTCVLLLNAGHEATVNATVNSWWMLFRHPEQLASLRGDHALLPTAVEELLRYDTPVPMFARWVLDDIEIDGTVIPRGSQVALLFASANRDPERFADAETLDLSRQDNPHISFGAGIHYCLGAPLARIELAASFGELLRKAPGMRLAAEPEWNPGYVIRGLRELRVEI
- a CDS encoding MarR family transcriptional regulator, with protein sequence MTGGSGEPGATGGAGRDEDAVARFVERFAAEMTEAGMQRMAARVFASLLAADDGSMTSAELGEQLRISPAAVSGAVNYLSQVRMVGRERDPGSRRDRYRLHDEIWYATFADRDQVLTRWERTLREGARSLGQDTPAGARLVETAEFFEFMQAELVGVLDRWRESRRTSG
- a CDS encoding diacylglycerol kinase; this encodes MSAAEPPGDGDHQLLVLIDPLARRFDGESVRIAKDVLSAGAHAKICFADGPDEFARALSRRGSRRPVVVGDDHALLRAVSQLHRERELAGSALSLIPVGAAHSLELSYALGVPRGAVAAARTALDGTRRRLDLLVDDSDGVVLGELRIPAAAPSPGPPHTVWDTCRTLVASLVRPAPPSSAGPSRSHRLRVEADGVLLNDLDQPVEGLSVAAQGDGGLADVVVRTASGETHTAEAKAVTVSGPDFRYRADIQVAGPVRTRTWTVHADAWGLVLPAEDA
- a CDS encoding adenylosuccinate synthase, with the protein product MPALVLLGAQWGDEGKGKATDLLGGSVDYVVRYQGGNNAGHTVVVGDQKYALHLLPSGILSPGCTPVIGNGVVVDPAVLLSELSGLNERGVDTSKLLISGNAHLITPYNVTVDKVTERFLGKRKIGTTGRGIGPTYADKINRVGIRVQDLYDESILEQKVEAALEQKNQLLAKVFNRRAIESGKIVEEMLQYAEQIKPYVADTTLILNDAIDEGKVVLFEGGQGTLLDVDHGTYPFVTSSNPTAGGACTGAGVGPTKISRVIGILKAYTTRVGAGPFPTELLDEDGEALRRIGGERGVTTGRDRRCGWFDAPIARYATRVNGLTDFFLTKLDVLTGWERIPVCVAYEIDGKRVEELPYSQTDFHHAKPVYETLPGWSEDITKAKTFADLPKNAQAYVKALEEMSGAPISAIGVGPGRTETIEINSFL